The Helicobacter pylori genome includes a window with the following:
- the ligA gene encoding NAD-dependent DNA ligase LigA — MIKSQKEYLERIEYLNTLSHHYYNLDESIVSDAIYDELYQELKSYEEKNPNDIQANSPTQKVGATATNSFNKNPHLMRMWSLDDVFNQSELQAWLQRILKAYPSASFVCSPKLDGVSLNLLYQHGKLVKATTRGNGLEGELVTHNAKHIANIPHSIAYNGEIEIRGEVIISKEDFDALNQERLDANEPLFANPRNAASGSLRQLDSEITKKRKLQFIPWGVGKHSLNFLSFKECLDFIVSLGFSAIQYLSLNKNHQEIEDNYHTLIREREGFFALLDGMVIVVNELNIQKELGYTQKSPKFACAYKFPALEKHTKIVGVINQVGRSGAITPVAILEPVEIAGAMITKATLHNYSEIEKKNIMLNDRVVVIRSGDVIPKIIKPLESYRDGSQHKIERPKVCPICSHELLCEEIFTYCQNLNCPARLKESLIHFASKDALNIQGLGDKVIEQLFEEKLIFNALDLYALKLEDLMRLDKFKIKKAQNLLDAIQKSKNPPLWRLINALGIEHIGKGASKTLAKYGLNVLEKSEAEFLEMEGFGVEMARSLVNFYASNQEFIRSLFDLLNPKNSDIAEEKQESSSVFNNKTIVLTGTLSKPRQEYAQTLENLGAKIASSVSAKTDFLIVGENPGSKLALAQKHGVSVLNEEELLKHLKELD; from the coding sequence ATGATAAAAAGCCAAAAAGAGTATTTAGAAAGAATTGAATATTTAAACACCCTATCGCACCATTATTACAACCTTGATGAGTCAATCGTAAGCGATGCGATCTATGATGAACTTTATCAAGAATTAAAATCTTATGAAGAAAAAAACCCTAATGATATTCAAGCCAATTCCCCTACCCAAAAAGTGGGGGCCACTGCCACCAATTCGTTCAATAAAAACCCCCATTTAATGCGGATGTGGAGTTTAGATGATGTGTTCAATCAAAGTGAATTGCAAGCGTGGTTGCAACGCATTTTAAAAGCCTATCCTAGCGCTTCGTTCGTGTGTTCGCCCAAACTTGATGGGGTTTCGCTCAATCTTTTGTATCAACATGGCAAGTTAGTGAAGGCGACCACTAGGGGTAATGGCTTAGAAGGAGAGCTTGTTACCCACAACGCTAAACACATCGCTAATATCCCCCATTCTATCGCTTATAATGGAGAAATAGAAATCAGGGGCGAAGTGATCATTTCTAAAGAGGATTTTGACGCTTTGAATCAAGAGCGCCTAGACGCTAATGAACCCCTATTCGCTAACCCCAGAAATGCCGCATCAGGGAGTTTGAGGCAGCTTGATAGCGAAATCACTAAAAAGCGTAAATTGCAATTCATTCCTTGGGGCGTGGGCAAGCATTCTTTAAATTTTTTAAGCTTTAAGGAGTGTTTGGATTTTATCGTCTCGTTAGGTTTTAGCGCCATTCAATACTTAAGCCTAAACAAAAACCACCAAGAAATAGAAGACAATTACCACACCCTGATTAGAGAAAGGGAGGGCTTTTTTGCCCTTTTAGACGGCATGGTGATCGTTGTGAATGAATTAAATATTCAAAAGGAGCTAGGCTACACGCAAAAATCCCCTAAATTCGCTTGCGCTTATAAATTCCCGGCTTTAGAAAAACACACAAAAATTGTAGGAGTCATTAACCAAGTGGGGCGCAGCGGGGCAATCACACCGGTCGCTATCTTAGAGCCTGTAGAAATTGCTGGAGCCATGATTACTAAAGCGACCTTACACAATTATTCTGAAATTGAAAAAAAGAATATCATGCTCAATGATAGGGTTGTTGTCATTAGAAGCGGCGATGTGATCCCTAAAATCATCAAACCTTTAGAATCTTATAGAGACGGCTCGCAACACAAAATTGAACGCCCCAAAGTTTGCCCTATATGTTCGCATGAGCTTTTATGCGAAGAGATTTTTACTTATTGCCAAAACCTTAATTGCCCAGCAAGGTTGAAAGAAAGCTTGATTCATTTCGCTTCTAAAGACGCTTTAAACATTCAAGGCTTAGGCGATAAAGTCATAGAGCAACTTTTTGAAGAAAAACTCATTTTTAACGCCCTGGATTTGTATGCTTTAAAATTGGAAGATTTAATGCGGCTAGACAAATTCAAAATCAAAAAAGCTCAAAATCTATTAGACGCTATTCAAAAAAGCAAAAACCCTCCCTTATGGCGTTTGATCAACGCTTTAGGGATTGAGCATATTGGTAAGGGAGCGAGTAAAACGCTAGCCAAATACGGCTTAAATGTGTTAGAAAAAAGTGAAGCCGAGTTTTTAGAAATGGAAGGCTTTGGGGTGGAAATGGCGCGTTCTTTAGTCAATTTTTATGCGAGCAATCAGGAATTTATCCGATCGTTATTTGATTTGTTGAACCCTAAAAACAGCGATATAGCTGAAGAAAAGCAAGAAAGCTCTTCTGTTTTCAATAATAAAACGATTGTTTTAACCGGCACGCTTTCTAAACCACGGCAAGAATACGCTCAAACATTAGAAAATTTGGGGGCAAAAATTGCTTCAAGCGTGAGCGCTAAAACCGATTTTTTAATCGTTGGAGAAAACCCCGGCTCAAAACTCGCTCTAGCGCAAAAACATGGCGTGAGCGTTTTGAATGAAGAAGAATTGTTAAAGCACCTTAAAGAATTGGATTAA
- a CDS encoding chemotaxis protein — MVRDIDKTTSLHLNNEAQFLCFRLDAEKDTQLYGLNIFKIREIIHYDGEVTEILGGSDGVMLGFLSVRGESIPLVDVKRWLHYNASDLSRNLKEYSVKDEHNLVIVCHFSNHSIALKVLKIERIIHKNWTEINAGDKQGINEEGKLSAITRFDEERVVQILDVEKMISDVFPSLKDLDDLTLRCIEAIQSQKLILIAEDSLSALKTLEKIVQTLELRYLAFPNGKELLDYLYEKEHYQQVGVVITDLEMPVISGFEVLKTIKADSRTEHLPVIINSSMSSDSNRQLAQSLEADGFVVKSNILEIHEMLKKTLS, encoded by the coding sequence GTGGTAAGAGATATTGATAAAACGACTTCGTTGCACTTAAACAACGAAGCGCAATTTCTATGCTTTAGGTTAGATGCAGAAAAAGACACCCAACTTTATGGCTTAAACATTTTTAAGATCCGAGAAATTATCCATTATGATGGGGAGGTTACAGAGATTCTTGGGGGGAGCGATGGCGTGATGCTTGGATTTCTTAGTGTTAGGGGCGAGTCTATCCCTTTAGTGGATGTGAAAAGGTGGTTGCATTATAACGCTAGTGATCTGAGTCGCAATTTAAAAGAATACAGCGTTAAAGATGAGCATAATTTGGTGATTGTGTGCCATTTTTCTAACCATTCTATCGCTCTAAAGGTTTTAAAAATTGAAAGGATCATCCATAAAAATTGGACTGAGATTAACGCCGGGGACAAACAAGGCATTAATGAAGAGGGTAAACTTAGCGCTATCACTCGTTTTGATGAAGAACGAGTGGTGCAGATCTTAGATGTGGAAAAAATGATTAGCGATGTTTTCCCTAGCTTGAAGGATTTGGACGATTTGACTTTGCGTTGCATAGAAGCCATTCAAAGCCAAAAACTCATTTTAATCGCTGAAGACTCCTTGAGCGCTCTTAAAACCCTAGAAAAAATCGTTCAAACTTTAGAATTGCGTTATTTAGCCTTTCCAAACGGGAAAGAATTGTTGGATTATTTGTATGAAAAAGAACATTACCAACAGGTCGGCGTGGTCATTACGGATTTAGAAATGCCTGTTATTTCAGGGTTTGAAGTGCTAAAAACCATTAAAGCTGATAGCAGGACTGAGCATCTTCCTGTGATCATCAATTCGTCCATGAGCAGCGATTCTAACCGCCAGTTAGCCCAATCTTTAGAAGCGGATGGTTTTGTGGTAAAATCTAACATTCTTGAAATCCATGAAATGCTTAAAAAAACGCTTTCATAA